The Glycine max cultivar Williams 82 chromosome 12, Glycine_max_v4.0, whole genome shotgun sequence genome window below encodes:
- the LOC102669979 gene encoding cytochrome P450 93A3: MEKARKEIDSIIGKDIMVLETDIDNIPSLQAIVKETLRLHPPSPFVLRESTRNCTIAGYDIPAKTQVFTNVWAIGRDPKYWDGPLEFRPKRFLSNDNESGKMGQVGFRGQHYQLLLLGVEEKGVLELH, from the coding sequence ATGGAGAAAGCAAGGAAGGAGATTGACTCTATCATTGGCAAAGACATAATGGTATTGGAAACAGATATAGATAATATTCCTTCTCTTCAAGCCATAGTGAAGGAGACACTGAGGCTTCACCCTCCATCTCCATTTGTATTGAGAGAGTCAACTAGGAATTGCACCATTGCTGGATATGACATTCCAGCAAAGACTCAGGTTTTCACTAATGTGTGGGCTATTGGTAGGGATCCAAAGTACTGGGATGGCCCTCTTGAGTTTAGGCCTAAAAGGTTTCTTAGCAATGATAATGAGAGTGGAAAAATGGGTCAAGTTGGATTCAGGGGACAACATTATCAACTTTTGCTTTTGGGAGTGGAAGAAAAGGGTGTCCTGGAGCTTCACTAG
- the LOC102670119 gene encoding uncharacterized protein: MENNEKIVDFFNRIITHTNAMKNCGEKISKQTIVEKILRTLNPKFDHIVVAIEESKKLEEITVEELQGSLEVHEQRLIEREIEKPRENHQALQAHTSKRVGNNSRGNFRGRGRGKNFKSSFKGNTQNQEQGKNEEDQP; encoded by the coding sequence atggagAACAATGAGAAGATAGTTGATTTCTTCAATAGAATCATCACTCACACAAATGCTATGAAGAACTGTGGTGAGAAGATTTCAAAACAAACAATTGTAGAAAAGATCCTAAGAACTCTTAATCCCAAGTTTGACCACATAGTCGTAGCCATTGAAGAATCCAAGAAACTTGAAGAAATAACAGTAGAAGAACTTCAAGGTTCTCTTGAAGTACATGAGCAGAGACTCATTGAAAGAGAAATAGAGAAGCCAAGGGAGAATCATCAGGCATTGCAGGCTCATACATCAAAGAGAGTAGGCAATAACTCCAGAGGTAATTTTAGAGGCCGTGGGCGTGGGAAAAATTTCAAAAGTAGCTTTAAAGGAAACAcacaaaatcaagaacaaggAAAGAATGAAGAAGATCAGCCATAA
- the LOC102670253 gene encoding uncharacterized protein produces the protein MAKEENEADSEEQSLLLMMITDSESQNNEIWYIDSGCSNHMTGHRDWLVNFDAMKKSKVRFVDDRVIQAEGEGNVAVRRLDGRQAMFTYVLYVLGMKSNLISMSQLLENGFSMKMSNGSLEVYDTAKKMIVKALLARIRTFKVNLNTIEPQCLSAVTLSDESWLWHLRLGHLNFKDLSLLR, from the coding sequence ATGGCCAAAGAAGAGAATGAAGCAGACTCTGAAGAACAATCcttgctgctgatgatgattacTGATTCAGAATCTCAGAATAATGAAATCTGGTACATAGATTCTGGATGCTCAAATCATATGACTGGACATAGGGATTGGCTTGTCAATTTTGATGCAATGAAGAAGAGTAAAGTAAGATTTGTAGACGACAGAGTCATACAGGCTGAAGGAGAAGGGAATGTGGCTGTTAGAAGACTAGATGGAAGACAAGCAATGTTCACATATGTACTCTATGTTCTTGGGATGAAGAGTAACCTGATAAGTATGAGTCAACTCCTAGAGAATggattttcaatgaaaatgagTAATGGATCTCTGGAAGTCTATGATACAGCAAAAAAAATGATCGTGAAAGCTCTATTGGCTAGAATTAGAACATTCAAGGTAAATCTGAATACCATTGAACCTCAATGCCTTTCTGCTGTTACCTTGTCTGATGAATCATGGTTATGGCATTTAAGGCTAGGCCACTtgaattttaaagatttaagcctattgagataa